In Pseudomonas saponiphila, the genomic stretch CGCACGTTGACACTGATGTCTTCGCCCGTGGTGCCGTCGCCCCGGGTGGCGCCGCGGACCAGCACGCCGTCCTGGTACAGCAGGCTCACCGCCAGGCCATCGAGCTTGGGCTCGCAGCTGTACTCCACCGCGGCGCCAGCACCGAACAGATCTCCCGCCGGCAGGTCCAGCCCCTCGACGACCCGACGATCGAACTCGCGCATGTCGACTTCTTCGAAGGCGTTACCCAGGCTGAGCATGGGGATCTCGTGGCGTACCTGGGTGAAGGCCGAGAGCGCCGCACTGCCGACCCGCTGGGTTGGAGAATCGCTGGTGACCAGCTCGGGATGCTCGGCTTCCAGGGCCTTGAGCTCGTGGTACAGGCGATCGTACTCGGCGTCAGGAATGCTCGGCTCGTCCAGTACGTGGTAGCGGTAGTTGTGTTGGTCCAGCTCGGCGCGCAGCTCAAGAATGCGGGTTTCAGCGGCGGTCATGGGGTTCTCTCATAAAGCAAAAGAGCAGCCTAGGCTGCTCGATCTGAAATTGGGGGGCGTGGGTTTCGCTGGCAAGCCAGCTCCTACACAAACCAGCGCCTACACAAGCCAGCTCCTGCGGGAGGAGCCGGCTGTGGAAGCTTAGCGCTTTTGGGTCAGGGCGCGACGTTCGAACTCGACGATGCGCTGACGGTAGTGCTCGATGGTCTGGGCAGTCAGAACGCTGCGCTGGTCATCCTTGAGCTCGCCATTGAGTTCCTGAGACAGCTTGCGCGCCGCGGCCACCATCACATCGAACGCCTGTTTCGGGTGACGCGGACCTGGCAGGCCGAGGAAAAAGCTCACTGCCGGGGTGCTGAAGTGGTCGATATCGTCCAGGTCGAATACCCCCGGCTTGACGGCGTTGGCCATCGAGAACAGCACTTCGCCGTTGCCGGCCATGCTTTCGTGACGATGGAAAATATCCATCTCGCCAAAGCGCAGGCCGCTTTCGAGGATGTTCTGCAGCAACGCCGGCCCCTTGAAACCGGCGGCATCGCGGCAGATCACGCTGATCACCAGCACCTCTTCGGCTTGCGGCTGTTCTTTGTCGCTGTGACTGGCCGCCTTGTTGCCTTCGTCTGCCGGGAAATCATCGTCGCGGCTGCTGAAGCTTGGGCCGTTGTCCAGGTCCAGATCCAGATTGAGGTCGCCCTGGTGAGGCTCGCCGCCACGCTTGCCGCGCTTGGAAGACGAACTCTCCCGAGGCTCGCGGGCCGGCATGCTCACCGACGGCAGGTCATGCTCGTCCAGTTGCGGCTCTTTATGAGTATCCAGCACCCGGGGCGGCCCCAGGAGTTCGGCACTGCCTTCGTCATCCGGCAGGTTGGACAGACTTCGATCAAGACGGAACTTCAACTTCCCCTTGCCGCCGCGCATACGTCGCCAGCCATCAAAAAGAATACCGGCGATAACAATAATGCCGATGACGATCAGCCACTCGCGCAGACCGATTTCCATGTAATCCCGTGCCTCTATGAAAAATGCTGAAAAATAAGGGGCTTACAATCTGCAAACCGCTTTAAAACGTGGCGCCAACTCTATGTTCTGAATGGCGTTTTGCCCACGCATAGGAAAAATTGACATTAAACTAGCACGACCAAAGGCAACTTTACACCGTCTGTCGCAACGGTTACGGCCAATATGCCGGCTGGCCAGGTTGGCAATAGGGAAAATTCCCCGACTTGCCCCCAACTAGCGCCTCAGTCGCACGGACTCAAGCGTCCACCATCGCCATCGCCTCCTCGACATCCACGGCTACCAGGCGCGAACATCCGGGTTCGTGCATCGTCACGCCCATTAACTGATCAGCCATTTCCATAGCGATCTTGTTGTGGGTGATATAGATGAACTGCACTGTCTGCGACATCTCTTTAACCAATTTTGCATAGCGTCCAACGTTAGCGTCATCCAGCGGGGCGTCAACTTCGTCGAGCATGCAGAACGGCGCCGGATTCAACTTGAAGATGGCAAATACCAGGGCCAATGCAGTCAGCGCCTTTTCACCACCCGAGAGCAAATGAATGGTGCTGTTCTTCTTCCCTGGAGGACGAGCCATGATCGTCACCCCTGTATCGAGTAGATCTTCGCCCGTCAGTTCCAAATAAGCGCTGCCGCCACCGAAAACCTTTGGAAAGAGTGCCTGCAAACCACCGTTGATCTGATCAAAGGTATCTTTGAAGCGATTACGGGTTTCCTTGTCGATCTTGCGGATCACGTTCTCCAGGGTTTCCAGGGCTTCCACCAGGTCGGCGTCCTGGGCGTCCAGATAACGCTTGCGCTCGGACTGCTGCTGATACTCATCGATAGCCGCGAGGTTGATCGCGCCCAGGCGCTGGATCCGCGCGGCAATCCGCTCCAGCTCCTCTTCGGCGGCCTGCTCGCAGGCTTCGGCGGTCAGGGTCGCCAGCACGCCATCCAGGTCGTAGCCATCGGCCAGTAGCTGCTCCTGCAAGGTCTTGCGGCGCACGGTCAGGGCTTGCCATTCCATGCGCTGCTGTTCCAGCTGGCCGCGAATCAGCTGCGATTGCTGCTCGGCCTGGTTGCGGCGCTTCTCGGCATCACGCAGTTCGCGGTCGGCATCCTCCAGGGCGATCTGCGCGGTCTTGAGCTCGACATCCACGGTCATGCGCTTTTCCAGCAGCTCTTCGAGCTTCAGGCGCAACTCTTCCAGCGGCGCTTCGCCCTCCTCCAGATTGAGGCTGAGCTGCTCGCGCTTCTCGGTCAGACGCTCGGATTGCAGCTCCAGGCGCTCCAGGGCCTGACGAGTGGAATCGTGCTGAGCCTTGAGGGAGCCCATGCGCACTGCCAGTTGATGAGCGTGATCCTTGTGCTGGCGCGCCTCCTGGCGCACCCGATCAAGGCGCTCGCGCAGGCTGTCACGCTGGGCCAGCAGCAGCTCGCGCTGCTCGGTATCCAGGGCCATGCTGTCCAGAGCTTCCTGCAACTGTAGACGCGCCTCGCCGACCTGTTCGTGCTCCAGCTCACGCTGCTCGCCCAGCTCGACCAATTCTTCATCAAGACGGGTGCGGCGCAGGTTCAGCTGTTCGGCCTTGGCTTTGCCCGCGGACAACTTGGCTTTCAACTCACCCTGCTGGCGGGCTTCGTCCTGCAACAAGCGGCGCAAATGTTCGCGACCGTTCTCCTGCTGACGCTGCTGGGCCCGCAGGTTGAGCAACTGGCTTTCCAGGGCCTCGACGCTGGCTTCGCGCTCATCGCGCTCCAGGGTCAGTTGCTGGATTTCCTGGCCCCGAGCCAATACGCCACTTTCCGCTTCGCTGGCGCGACGCACCCGCAGGAAATGCCGGCCAACCCAGTAGCCATCACGGCTGATCAGGCTCTGCCCGGCACTCAGTTGCCCGCGCAAGGCCAGGGCCTGCTCCAGGCTGTCCACCGGCTTGACCTGAGCCAGCCAGGGCGCCAAATCGACCTGGGATTCAACCTTGTCCAGCAGGCTGCCAGGCATGCGCGAAACATCCCCTTGCAGGCTCAGCAGACGCAGATCGCCCTGTTGAAAACCGGCCAGATCGATGCCGGAGAAATCGTCCACCAACACCGCTTGCAGATCGGCGCCCAGCACGGTTTCCACCGCCAGCTCCCAACCCGGCTCCACGTGCATGCCATCGGCCAGGCGCGGACGCTCGGCCAGTTGCTGTTCACGCAACCATTGCGCGGTACCGGTGCCCGGGTCGAGCGCCGCTTGCTGCAAGGCCTCCAGGGAAGCCAGCCGACCATTGAGCCGTTGCAGTTCACCCTGGGCCTGCTGCTGAGCCTGAGTGGCCTGCTGCAATTGCTGACGCAGCTGTTCCAGGCGCTCGACCTGGGACTCTTCGCTGGCCTGCAGGTCTTCCAGGGTCGCTTCGCTGGCGGCCAGTTGTTCGTTGAGTTCAAGAATCGCCGCATCTTCCGGATCCGCCGAGAGCAGCTCGCGCTCCTCGGCCAGACGCCGCTGACGCTCAGACAGGCGCTCCATGCTGCCTTCGAGCTGCTGGATGCGCGACTGCTGCACTTCCGCCTGGCGTCGCGGCTCGGCGGAACTCAGGTTGAAGGCGTCCCATTGCTCCTGCCAGCCGTGCATGGTGGCTTCGGCTTCTTCCAGGGTCGCGGCAGCCTCCTCGGCCGCGGCGGCGGTGACTTCCTGCTCGGGTTCGAGCATGGCCAGCTCTTCCCCCAGGGTCGCCAGCAAGGTGCGATCGTGGCCCAGATGGGACTCGGTCTCCAGGCGTGCGCGCTCAGCCTCCTTGAGGTCGTCCTGCAACTGCCGCAGACGCTGCTGCCCATGCTGGATGCTCTGCTCGACCCGGGCGATATCGCCGCCCACCGAATAGAAGCGCCCCTGCACCAGATTGAAGCGTTCGGACAATTCGTGGTGCCCGTCGCGAAAGCGTTCGATGGCGGCATCGGCGTTGCGCTGCTCGGCCACCAACGCCTCGAAGCTGACCTCCTGACTGCCGATCACCGACTCGCGCTGGCCCACCTGTTCATTCAATGCCTGCCAGCGCAGGGCCGACAATTGCGCCTTGAGCTGACGCTCCTCGGCCTTGTATTCCTGGTACTTCTCGGCAGCCTGGGCCTGGCGATGCAAGCGTTCGAGCTGGCGCTCCAGCTCTTCGCGCAGGTCCGTCAGGCGGGCAAGGTTCTCGTGAGTGCGGCGGATACGGTTTTCCGTTTCGCGCCGGCGCTCCTTGTACTTGGAGATGCCTGCGGCCTCTTCGATGAAGTTGCGCAGGTCCTCGGGCTTGGCCTCGATCAGCTTGGAGATCATGCCCTGCTCGATGATCGAGTAGCTGCGTGGCCCCAGGCCGGTGCCAAGGAAGATATCGGTGATATCGCGCCGACGGCACTTGGCGCCGTTGAGGAAGTAACTGTTCTGGCTGTCGCGGGTCACTTTGCGGCGGATGGAAATTTCCGCATAGGCCGCGTACTCCCCCACCAGGGTGCCGTCGGAGTTGTCGAACACCAGCTCGATGCTGGCCTGGCTCACCGGCTTGCGGCTGGTGGAGCCGTTGAAGATGACGTCGGTCATCGACTCGCCGCGCAGGTTCTTCGCCGAACTCTCGCCCATCACCCAGCGCACGGCGTCGATGATGTTCGACTTGCCGCAGCCATTGGGCCCGACCACCGCCGCCATATTACTGGGGAAGTTCACCGTGGTCGGATCGACGAAGGACTTGAATCCCGCCAGCTTGATGCACTTGAGTCGCACGTTTACGCATCCGCCAACGCAGACACCACCAGATCGCTGCTGCGCTGGGCGTAGGCCGTCAACACCTGGCGGATCTCCTGCAGATCACGAGCCAGTACCGCAGCCAGCAACTGCTCGAACAGCGCCAGGTACTCGCTCATCGAGGCCTTGCGCTGATCCAGTGCCAGGTAATAGGCCCGGCTCATCGCCGGCTGCAGGTTCTCGACGGTTTCCTGCAGGTACGGATTGTTGGCAAAGGGATAGGCCGCCCGCATCACGCTGAAGCTGTCTTCGACGAAAGCGCGGATGTCCTGGCGCTCGTAGGCACTCTCCAGACGCTGCTGGATCTGCAGGAACGGCGCCATGTCGCTCTGCTGCACCCAGCCGCTGGCCACGGAATTGCCCAGCAGGATGTACAGCTCGCTCATCAGGGTGCACAGACTGCGGACCTTGTGCTCGGTGAGCTCGGTCACATGGGCGCCACGACGCGGCAGGATGGCGATCAGATGGCGACGCTCGAGAATCAGCAAGGCCTCGCGGACCGAACCACGGCTGACATTGAGGGCCAAGGTGACCTTCTGTTCCTGGATACGCTCCCCAGGCTTGAGATCCCCGCGAATGATACGTTCGGCGAGGTGGTGAGCAATCTGCTCGGCGAGGCTGTCCGGCGCCTTGAACGTCATGGTTTTCCTTCAAAATCTTTAATCGGCACAAGCGGCGAAGTGTAGCGCAATTGCTACATCATCGCGGAGTGCCTCGACAGGGGAATTTGGCATGAAACAAGCAGAAGGATGCCAATCAAGGGGTTTCTCAAATGCCGTTCATACTTGGAATGTTGAGCATGGAAAATTCCTGACCTGAAAGTCAGAAAATCATTGACCGAAAAGTCAGACATGACTAAATTCGGCTCAGTTCGCTTAACAACAATAAAGAGTCTGCGAGGCCTTCCGTGATCCAGTTTTTATTCAACCAGGAACTCCGTAGCGAGCACGCCCTGGACCCGAACCTCACCGTGCTCAACTACCTGCGCGAGCACCTGGGCAAATCCGGCACCAAGGAAGGCTGCGCCAGCGGCGACTGCGGCGCCTGCACCGTGGTGGTGGGCGAGTTGCAGACGGATGCGCAAGGCCGCGAAAGCATTCGCTATCGCAGCCTCAACTCGTGCCTGACCTTCGTCTCCGCCCTGCACGGCAAGCAACTGATCAGCGTCGAGGGTCTCAAGCACCAGGGGCAACTGCACAGCGTGCAGCAGGCCATGGTCGACTGCCATGGCTCGCAATGCGGCTTCTGCACCCCGGGCTTCGTCATGTCGCTGTTCGCCCTGCAAAAAAACAGCAGCCAGCCCGACGCCCACAAGGCCCATGAAGCCCTGGCCGGCAACCTGTGCCGCTGCACCGGCTACCGGCCAATCCTCGCTGCCGCCGAGCAGGCCTGCGGCGCCGGGCAGAGCGACCAGTTCGACGCGCGCCAGGCCGAAACCATCAGCCGCCTCAAGGCCATCACCCCCAAGGACACCGGCGAGCTCAACAGCGGCGACAAACGCTGCCTGGTGCCATTGACCGTGGCCGACCTGGCCGACCTCTACGACGCCTACCCACAAGCCCGGCTGCTGGCCGGCGGCACCGACCTGGCCCTGGAAGTGACCCAGTTCCATCGCACCCTGCCGGTGATGATCTACGTCGGCAACATTGCCGAGATGAAGCGCATCGAACGCTTCGACGATCGCCTGGAAATCGGTGCCGCCACCGCCCTTACCGACTGCTACGACGCCCTGCGCGCCGAATACCCGGACTTCGGCGAATTGCTGCAACGCTTCGCTTCGCTGCAGATCCGCAACCAGGGCACCCTGGGCGGCAACATCGGCAACGCCTCGCCCATCGGCGACTCGCCGCCGCTGCTGATTGCCCTCGGCGCGCAGATCGTTCTGTGCAAGGGCGAAGTGCGGCGCACCCTGGCCCTGGAAGACTATTTCATCGACTACCGGGTCACCGCCCGCCAGGAAAGCGAGTTCATCGAGAAGATCATCGTGCCCCGGGCCAGCGCCGAGCGACTGTTCCGCGCCTACAAGGTGTCCAAGCGCCTGGACGATGATATTTCCGCGGTCTGCGCCGCCTTCAACCTGCGCATCGACAACGGCGTGGTCAGCGATGTGCGCATCGCCTTCGGCGGCATGGCGGCCATTCCCAAGCGCGCCCGAAGCTGTGAAGCCGCACTGCTGGGCGCCCCCTGGAACCAGGCCACGGTCGAACGTGCCTGTGCCGCGCTGGCGCAAGACTTCACACCGCTTTCGGACTTTCGCGCGAGCAAGGAATACCGCCTGTTGAGCGCACAGAACCTGCTGCGCAAATACTTCGTCGAACTGCAAACACCGCACATCGAAACCCGGGTGACCGCTTATGTCTAATCATCACAAGGTCGAGCAGACTCAAGCCGAACTGAGCGCCCTGTTTCAACAGGACCTAAGCACCGGCGTTGGCCGCAGCGTCAAACACGACAGCGCCGACAAGCACGTGTCCGGTGAAGCCGTGTACATCGATGACCGCCTGGAATTCCCCAATCAGTTGCACGTCTACGCGCGGCTGTCGGACCGGGCCCACGCCAAGGTCATCAGCATCGATACCGCCCCCTGTTACGCCTTCGAGGGCGTGCGCATCGCCATTACCCATGAAGACATTCCCGGCCTCAAGGACATCGGCCCGCTGCTGCCCGGCGACCCGCTGCTGGCCATCGATACCGTGCAGTTCGTCGGTCAGCCGGTGCTGGCGGTAGCCGCCCGCGACCTGGAAACCGCGCGCAAGGCGGCCATGGCCGCGATCATCGAATATGAAGACCTGGAGCCGGTACTGGATGTGGTCGAAGCCCTGCGCAAGCGCCACTTCGTGCTGGACAGCCACACCCATCAACGCGGCGACTCGGCCGGCGCCCTGGCCAGCGCCGAACACCGTATCCAGGGCACCCTGCATATCGGCGGCCAGGAACACTTCTACCTAGAAACCCAGATTTCCTCGGTGATGCCCACCGAAGACGGCGGCATGATCGTCTACTGCTCGACCCAGAACCCCACCGAAGTACAGAAGCTGGTGGCGGAAGTGCTCGACGTGTCGATGAACAAGATCGTGGTCGACATGCGGCGCATGGGCGGCGGTTTTGGCGGCAAGGAAACCCAGGCCGCCAGCCCCGCCTGCCTGTGCGCAGTGATCGCCCGCCTCACCGGCCAGCCCACCAAGATGCGCCTGCCGCGGGTCGAAGACATGCTGATGACCGGCAAGCGCCATCCCTTCTACATCGAATACGACGTGGGTTTTGACAGCAACGGGCGCCTGCACGGCATCCAGCTGGAACTGGCCGGCAACTGCGGCTGCTCGCCGGACCTCTCGGCGTCCATTGTCGACCGGGCGATGTTTCACGCCGACAACGCCTACTACCTGGGCGACGCCACCATCAACGGCCATCGCTGCAAGACCAACACCGCGTCGAACACCGCCTACCGCGGCTTCGGCGGCCCGCAAGGCATGGTCGCCATCGAAGAGGTGATGGACGCCATTGCCCGCCACCTGCACCTGGACCCGCTGGCAGTGCGCAAGGCCAACTATTACGGCAAGACCGAGCGCAACGTCACCCACTACTACCAGACCGTCGAGCACAACATGCTCGAGGAAATGACCGCCGAACTGGAAGCCAGCAGCCGGTACGCTGAACGCCGCGAAGCCATCCGCCTGTACAACGCCAACAGCCCGATCCTGAAAAAGGGCCTGGCGCTGACCCCGGTGAAATTCGGCATCTCCTTCACCGCCAGCTTCCTCAATCAGG encodes the following:
- the zipA gene encoding cell division protein ZipA, with translation MEIGLREWLIVIGIIVIAGILFDGWRRMRGGKGKLKFRLDRSLSNLPDDEGSAELLGPPRVLDTHKEPQLDEHDLPSVSMPAREPRESSSSKRGKRGGEPHQGDLNLDLDLDNGPSFSSRDDDFPADEGNKAASHSDKEQPQAEEVLVISVICRDAAGFKGPALLQNILESGLRFGEMDIFHRHESMAGNGEVLFSMANAVKPGVFDLDDIDHFSTPAVSFFLGLPGPRHPKQAFDVMVAAARKLSQELNGELKDDQRSVLTAQTIEHYRQRIVEFERRALTQKR
- the smc gene encoding chromosome segregation protein SMC — protein: MRLKCIKLAGFKSFVDPTTVNFPSNMAAVVGPNGCGKSNIIDAVRWVMGESSAKNLRGESMTDVIFNGSTSRKPVSQASIELVFDNSDGTLVGEYAAYAEISIRRKVTRDSQNSYFLNGAKCRRRDITDIFLGTGLGPRSYSIIEQGMISKLIEAKPEDLRNFIEEAAGISKYKERRRETENRIRRTHENLARLTDLREELERQLERLHRQAQAAEKYQEYKAEERQLKAQLSALRWQALNEQVGQRESVIGSQEVSFEALVAEQRNADAAIERFRDGHHELSERFNLVQGRFYSVGGDIARVEQSIQHGQQRLRQLQDDLKEAERARLETESHLGHDRTLLATLGEELAMLEPEQEVTAAAAEEAAATLEEAEATMHGWQEQWDAFNLSSAEPRRQAEVQQSRIQQLEGSMERLSERQRRLAEERELLSADPEDAAILELNEQLAASEATLEDLQASEESQVERLEQLRQQLQQATQAQQQAQGELQRLNGRLASLEALQQAALDPGTGTAQWLREQQLAERPRLADGMHVEPGWELAVETVLGADLQAVLVDDFSGIDLAGFQQGDLRLLSLQGDVSRMPGSLLDKVESQVDLAPWLAQVKPVDSLEQALALRGQLSAGQSLISRDGYWVGRHFLRVRRASEAESGVLARGQEIQQLTLERDEREASVEALESQLLNLRAQQRQQENGREHLRRLLQDEARQQGELKAKLSAGKAKAEQLNLRRTRLDEELVELGEQRELEHEQVGEARLQLQEALDSMALDTEQRELLLAQRDSLRERLDRVRQEARQHKDHAHQLAVRMGSLKAQHDSTRQALERLELQSERLTEKREQLSLNLEEGEAPLEELRLKLEELLEKRMTVDVELKTAQIALEDADRELRDAEKRRNQAEQQSQLIRGQLEQQRMEWQALTVRRKTLQEQLLADGYDLDGVLATLTAEACEQAAEEELERIAARIQRLGAINLAAIDEYQQQSERKRYLDAQDADLVEALETLENVIRKIDKETRNRFKDTFDQINGGLQALFPKVFGGGSAYLELTGEDLLDTGVTIMARPPGKKNSTIHLLSGGEKALTALALVFAIFKLNPAPFCMLDEVDAPLDDANVGRYAKLVKEMSQTVQFIYITHNKIAMEMADQLMGVTMHEPGCSRLVAVDVEEAMAMVDA
- a CDS encoding GntR family transcriptional regulator, translated to MTFKAPDSLAEQIAHHLAERIIRGDLKPGERIQEQKVTLALNVSRGSVREALLILERRHLIAILPRRGAHVTELTEHKVRSLCTLMSELYILLGNSVASGWVQQSDMAPFLQIQQRLESAYERQDIRAFVEDSFSVMRAAYPFANNPYLQETVENLQPAMSRAYYLALDQRKASMSEYLALFEQLLAAVLARDLQEIRQVLTAYAQRSSDLVVSALADA
- the xdhA gene encoding xanthine dehydrogenase small subunit, coding for MIQFLFNQELRSEHALDPNLTVLNYLREHLGKSGTKEGCASGDCGACTVVVGELQTDAQGRESIRYRSLNSCLTFVSALHGKQLISVEGLKHQGQLHSVQQAMVDCHGSQCGFCTPGFVMSLFALQKNSSQPDAHKAHEALAGNLCRCTGYRPILAAAEQACGAGQSDQFDARQAETISRLKAITPKDTGELNSGDKRCLVPLTVADLADLYDAYPQARLLAGGTDLALEVTQFHRTLPVMIYVGNIAEMKRIERFDDRLEIGAATALTDCYDALRAEYPDFGELLQRFASLQIRNQGTLGGNIGNASPIGDSPPLLIALGAQIVLCKGEVRRTLALEDYFIDYRVTARQESEFIEKIIVPRASAERLFRAYKVSKRLDDDISAVCAAFNLRIDNGVVSDVRIAFGGMAAIPKRARSCEAALLGAPWNQATVERACAALAQDFTPLSDFRASKEYRLLSAQNLLRKYFVELQTPHIETRVTAYV
- the xdhB gene encoding xanthine dehydrogenase molybdopterin binding subunit, which translates into the protein MSNHHKVEQTQAELSALFQQDLSTGVGRSVKHDSADKHVSGEAVYIDDRLEFPNQLHVYARLSDRAHAKVISIDTAPCYAFEGVRIAITHEDIPGLKDIGPLLPGDPLLAIDTVQFVGQPVLAVAARDLETARKAAMAAIIEYEDLEPVLDVVEALRKRHFVLDSHTHQRGDSAGALASAEHRIQGTLHIGGQEHFYLETQISSVMPTEDGGMIVYCSTQNPTEVQKLVAEVLDVSMNKIVVDMRRMGGGFGGKETQAASPACLCAVIARLTGQPTKMRLPRVEDMLMTGKRHPFYIEYDVGFDSNGRLHGIQLELAGNCGCSPDLSASIVDRAMFHADNAYYLGDATINGHRCKTNTASNTAYRGFGGPQGMVAIEEVMDAIARHLHLDPLAVRKANYYGKTERNVTHYYQTVEHNMLEEMTAELEASSRYAERREAIRLYNANSPILKKGLALTPVKFGISFTASFLNQAGALIHVYTDGSIHLNHGGTEMGQGLNTKVAQVVAEVFQVDIGRVQITATNTDKVPNTSPTAASSGADLNGKAAQNAAQTIKNRLVEFAARKYQVSEEDVEFHNGHVRVREHILTFEELIQQAYFAQVSLSSTGFYKTPKIYYDRAQARGRPFYYYAFGAACAEVIVDTLTGEYKMLRTDILHDVGASLNPAIDIGQVEGGYIQGMGWLTTEELVWNAKGKLMTCGPASYKIPAVADMPADLRVKLVENRKNPEDTVFHSKAVGEPPFMLGIAAWCAIKDAVASLGDYRHQPQIDAPATPERVLWGCEQMRRLQATSAAEQPAELAPL